Proteins co-encoded in one Campylobacter jejuni genomic window:
- the hemN gene encoding coproporphyrinogen III oxidase family protein, with product MNLFQNLALKYSHTMMEKSLQKGFNVELLKQPKEKIPKQDKSYMLYAHVPFCHTFCPYCSFHKYYYDENLAKVYFQNLREEIKIMKDKGFNFTSMYVGGGTTLINEEELLKTLELCKKLFNIKEISCESDPNHIDPNKLSMFKGIIDRLSCGIQSFDDETLKKVARYNKFGSSKELQEKISKALGILPIFSIDLIFNLPGQSEKQLLNDLEIAKNLAPQQITTYPLMKSNLTKDNIAKSLGVSIKDNEFTYYQIIREFFKDYTQNNGWSFSLEKNKLNDEYVSSHHEYLGVGSGAFSFLDGELLINAFNLNDYAKFIQEKQNANIAKACFDKKEIIKYVFLTEIFSGKIQIDKFNKTLNCNLEKELFVELLGLKTSGAIIKDQNALIATEFGQYLFVVLMKDFYTGMDLVRAVFRDDKRLKNKDYIDIMKENIDPLNSASMEFKAEAN from the coding sequence ATGAATTTATTTCAAAATTTAGCTTTAAAATACTCTCATACTATGATGGAAAAATCCCTCCAAAAAGGTTTCAATGTCGAACTTTTGAAACAACCCAAAGAAAAAATTCCAAAACAAGACAAAAGCTATATGCTTTATGCCCATGTACCTTTTTGCCATACTTTTTGTCCTTATTGTAGCTTTCATAAATATTATTATGATGAAAATTTAGCCAAAGTATATTTTCAAAATCTTAGAGAAGAAATTAAAATCATGAAAGATAAAGGTTTTAATTTTACCTCCATGTATGTGGGTGGTGGTACAACACTGATTAATGAAGAGGAATTATTAAAAACCTTAGAACTTTGTAAAAAGTTATTTAATATAAAAGAAATTTCATGCGAAAGCGATCCAAATCATATTGATCCAAATAAGCTTTCTATGTTTAAAGGTATAATTGATCGTTTAAGTTGCGGGATTCAAAGTTTTGATGATGAAACTTTAAAAAAAGTGGCAAGATATAATAAATTTGGTTCATCTAAAGAACTTCAAGAAAAAATTTCAAAAGCTTTAGGAATTTTACCTATTTTTAGTATAGATCTTATTTTCAATCTTCCAGGACAAAGCGAAAAACAACTTTTAAATGACTTAGAAATTGCTAAGAATTTAGCCCCGCAACAAATCACAACCTATCCTTTAATGAAATCAAATCTTACCAAAGATAATATCGCTAAAAGTCTAGGAGTGAGCATTAAAGATAATGAATTTACTTATTATCAAATCATACGCGAATTTTTTAAAGACTATACCCAAAACAATGGTTGGAGTTTTTCTTTAGAAAAAAACAAGCTTAATGACGAATATGTCAGTTCTCATCATGAATACCTAGGAGTGGGCAGCGGGGCTTTTAGCTTTTTAGATGGGGAGCTTTTAATCAATGCATTTAATCTAAATGATTATGCTAAATTTATACAAGAAAAACAAAATGCTAATATAGCCAAAGCTTGTTTTGATAAAAAAGAAATTATCAAATATGTCTTTTTAACTGAAATTTTTTCAGGGAAAATACAAATTGATAAATTTAATAAAACTCTAAATTGCAATCTCGAAAAAGAACTTTTCGTAGAACTTTTAGGGCTTAAAACAAGTGGTGCCATCATAAAAGATCAAAATGCTTTAATCGCAACTGAATTTGGTCAATATCTTTTTGTAGTTTTAATGAAAGATTTTTACACAGGAATGGATCTTGTGCGTGCAGTATTTAGAGATGATAAGCGTCTTAAAAATAAAGATTATATCGATATCATGAAAGAAAATATTGATCCGCTTAACTCCGCTAGTATGGAATTTAAAGCGGAGGCAAACTAA
- the cmeU gene encoding CmeU family protein, with translation MDKAKIVQNLNALFKQRAEFYSYFDENIAKINNTEVFDFKNAKNLNSEEVYKQFYHFDYAIRKLLPAIYKAYEITDADLDKDF, from the coding sequence ATGGATAAAGCCAAAATTGTTCAAAATTTAAATGCTTTGTTTAAACAAAGAGCAGAGTTTTACTCTTATTTTGATGAAAATATTGCCAAAATCAATAATACTGAAGTATTTGATTTTAAGAATGCTAAAAATTTAAATTCAGAAGAGGTATATAAGCAATTTTATCATTTTGATTATGCTATAAGAAAATTATTGCCTGCTATTTACAAGGCTTATGAAATTACAGATGCAGATTTAGACAAAGATTTTTAA
- the cmeC gene encoding multidrug efflux transporter outer membrane subunit CmeC: protein MNKIISISAIASFTLLISACSLSPNLNIPEANYSIDNKLGALSWEKENNSSITKNWWKDFDDENLNKVVDLALKNNNDLKLAFIHMEQAAAQLGIDFSSLLPKFDGSASGSRAKTAINAPSNRTGEVSYGNDFKMGLNLSYEIDLWGKYRDTYRASKSSFKASEYDYEAARLSVISNTVQTYFNLVNAYENENALKEAYESAKEIYRINDEKFQVGAVGEYELAQARANLESMALQYNEAKLNKENYLKALKILTSNDLNDILYKNQSYQVFNLKEFDIPTGISSTILLQRPDIGSSLEKLTQQNYLVGVARTAFLPSLSLTGLLGFESGDLDTLVKGGSKTWNIGGNFTLPIFHWGEIYQNVNLAKLNKDEAFVNYQNTLITAFGEIRYALVARKTIRLQYDNAQASEQSYKRIYEIAKERYDIGEMSLQDYLEARQNWLNAAVAFNNTKYSYANSIIDVIKAFGGGFEQSEDTSKNIKEESKNLDMSFRE, encoded by the coding sequence ATGAATAAAATAATTTCAATTAGTGCTATAGCAAGTTTTACTCTTTTGATTTCAGCTTGCTCTTTAAGTCCAAATTTAAATATTCCCGAAGCAAACTATAGCATTGATAATAAGCTTGGAGCCTTATCTTGGGAAAAAGAAAACAATAGCTCTATCACAAAAAATTGGTGGAAAGATTTTGATGATGAAAATTTAAATAAAGTGGTTGATTTAGCACTTAAAAATAATAATGATTTAAAACTTGCCTTCATACACATGGAACAAGCTGCTGCTCAATTAGGTATAGATTTTAGCAGTTTGTTGCCAAAATTTGATGGTAGCGCAAGCGGTAGTCGTGCAAAAACAGCTATAAATGCTCCAAGCAATCGAACTGGGGAAGTAAGTTACGGTAATGATTTTAAAATGGGGCTTAATTTAAGCTATGAAATCGATCTTTGGGGAAAATATCGCGATACATATCGTGCCTCAAAATCAAGCTTTAAAGCAAGTGAGTATGATTATGAAGCTGCAAGACTTTCTGTTATTTCAAATACGGTTCAAACTTATTTTAATCTTGTAAATGCTTATGAAAATGAAAATGCTCTTAAAGAAGCCTATGAATCTGCAAAAGAAATTTATAGGATTAATGATGAAAAATTTCAAGTTGGTGCTGTAGGTGAATATGAACTTGCTCAAGCAAGAGCCAACTTAGAAAGTATGGCTTTGCAATATAATGAAGCAAAATTAAATAAAGAAAATTACCTTAAAGCTTTAAAAATTTTAACTTCAAATGATTTAAATGACATACTTTACAAAAATCAAAGCTATCAAGTTTTTAATCTTAAAGAATTTGACATTCCAACTGGAATTTCAAGCACCATCTTGCTTCAACGTCCAGATATTGGCTCTTCTTTAGAAAAATTAACTCAGCAAAATTATCTTGTTGGAGTAGCTCGCACGGCTTTCTTACCTAGCCTTTCTTTAACAGGATTATTGGGATTTGAAAGTGGGGATTTAGATACCTTGGTTAAAGGAGGTTCTAAGACTTGGAATATAGGTGGAAACTTTACTCTGCCTATTTTTCATTGGGGTGAAATTTACCAAAATGTAAATTTAGCTAAGCTTAATAAAGATGAAGCTTTTGTAAATTATCAAAATACTTTGATTACTGCTTTTGGAGAAATTCGCTATGCTTTAGTAGCTAGAAAAACTATACGCTTACAATACGATAATGCACAAGCAAGCGAACAATCTTACAAAAGAATCTATGAAATTGCTAAAGAACGCTATGATATAGGAGAAATGTCTTTGCAAGATTATTTAGAAGCACGTCAAAATTGGCTTAATGCTGCCGTTGCTTTTAATAATACTAAATATTCTTATGCCAATTCCATAATAGATGTAATCAAAGCATTTGGTGGAGGATTTGAGCAAAGTGAAGATACGAGTAAAAATATAAAAGAAGAATCAAAAAATTTAGATATGTCTTTTAGAGAATAG
- the lspA gene encoding signal peptidase II — protein sequence MAKTFKFIFYFWGAFVLVFALDQWVKSLTLAGLRWQSEYLDLTYALNTGVAFSMLSFLEHNLKYLHLALIVVLFIYLFWQKTLLKTHSIAFGMMLGAGVSNLLDRFIHGGVVDMFFWHKWFNFAIFNVADVMINISVALILIQEIFKKRKKDDRMD from the coding sequence ATGGCTAAAACTTTTAAATTTATTTTTTATTTTTGGGGTGCCTTTGTTTTGGTTTTTGCCCTTGATCAATGGGTAAAATCCTTAACTTTAGCAGGACTTAGATGGCAGAGTGAATACTTAGATTTAACTTATGCTCTAAATACAGGCGTAGCTTTTTCAATGTTGAGTTTTTTAGAACATAATTTAAAATATTTACATCTTGCTTTAATTGTCGTGCTTTTTATTTATCTTTTTTGGCAAAAAACACTTTTAAAAACTCATAGCATAGCTTTTGGAATGATGCTTGGTGCTGGCGTTTCAAATTTATTGGATCGTTTTATACATGGAGGTGTAGTGGATATGTTTTTTTGGCATAAATGGTTTAATTTTGCTATTTTTAATGTTGCAGATGTCATGATAAATATAAGTGTGGCTTTGATTTTAATACAAGAAATATTTAAAAAAAGGAAAAAAGATGACAGAATGGATTAA
- the hemJ gene encoding protoporphyrinogen oxidase HemJ, producing the protein MTEWINDYYFWIKWVHYLAFVSWMAGLFYLPRLFVYHAEHKDNKGFVEIVKIQERKLYFYIQTPAMIATLITGSLMLHAHKEVLMVGAGFMHVKLTCVTLLIIFHIHNYYCLKALANDTSTKSGKYFRIYNEFPTIMFIIIALMMVVRPF; encoded by the coding sequence ATGACAGAATGGATTAATGATTATTATTTTTGGATTAAATGGGTGCATTATTTGGCATTTGTTTCTTGGATGGCGGGTCTTTTTTATTTACCTCGTCTTTTTGTGTATCATGCTGAACATAAAGACAATAAAGGTTTTGTCGAGATTGTAAAAATTCAAGAAAGAAAGCTTTATTTTTATATACAAACTCCTGCAATGATTGCGACTTTAATCACAGGAAGTTTAATGTTACATGCTCATAAGGAAGTTTTAATGGTAGGTGCGGGTTTTATGCATGTTAAACTTACCTGTGTTACACTTTTGATTATTTTCCATATACATAATTATTATTGTTTAAAAGCTTTAGCAAATGATACTTCTACTAAAAGTGGAAAATATTTTAGAATTTATAATGAATTTCCAACTATAATGTTTATTATTATCGCTTTAATGATGGTTGTTCGTCCCTTTTAG
- the cmeB gene encoding multidrug efflux RND transporter permease subunit CmeB: MFSKFFIERPVFASVVAIIISLAGAIGLTNLPIEQYPSLTPPTVKVSATYTGADAQTIASTVASTIEDAINGADNMIYMDSTSSSSGTMSLTVYFDIGTDPDQATIDVNNRISAATAKMPDAVKKLGVTVRKTSSTTLAAISMYSSDGSMSAVDVYNYITLNVLDELKRVPGVGDANAIGNRNYSLRIWLKPDLLNKFGITATDVISAVNDQNAQYATGKIGEEPVTQKSPYVYSITMQGRLQNPSEFENIILRTNDDGSFLRLKDIADVEIGSQQYSSQGRLNGNDAVPIMINLQSGANALHTAELVQAKMQELSKNFPKGLTYKIPYDTTKFVIESIKEVVKTFVEALILVIIVMYMFLKNFRATLIPMIAVPVSLLGTFAGLYVLGFSINLLTLFALILAIGIVVDDAIIVVENIDRILHENEQISVKDAAIQAMQEVSSPVISIVLVLCAVFVPVSFISGFVGEIQRQFALTLAISVTISGFVALTLTPSLCALFLRRNEGEPFKFVKKFNDFFDWSTSVFSAGVAYILKRTIRFVLIFCIMLGAIFYLYKAVPSSLVPEEDQGLMIGIINLPSASALHRTISEVDHISQEVLKTNGVKDAMAMIGFDLFTSSLKENAAAMFIGLKDWKDRNVSADEIAMELNKKFAFDRNASSIFIGLPPIPGLSITGGFEMYVQNKSGKSYDEIQKDVNKLVAAANQRKELSRVRTTLDTTFPQYKLIIDRDKLKHYNLNMQDVFNTMNATIGTYYVNDFSMLGKNFQVNIRAKGDFRNTQDALKNIFVRSNDGKMIPLDSFLTLQRSSGPDDVKRFNLFPAAQVQGQPAPGYTSGQAIEAIAQVAKETLGDDYSIAWSGSAYQEVSSKGTASYAFALGMIFVFLILAAQYERWLIPLAVVTAVPFAVFGSFLLVYLRGFSNDIYFQTGLLLLIGLSAKNAILIVEFAMEERFKKGKGVFEAAVAAAKLRFRPIIMTSLAFTFGVLPMIFATGAGSASRHSLGTGLIGGMIAASTLAIFFVPLFFYLLENFNEWLDKKRGKVHE; this comes from the coding sequence ATGTTTTCTAAATTTTTTATCGAAAGACCTGTTTTTGCTTCAGTTGTTGCAATTATCATTTCTTTAGCTGGAGCTATAGGTCTTACAAATTTACCTATAGAACAATATCCTTCTTTAACTCCTCCTACAGTTAAAGTAAGTGCAACTTACACAGGAGCTGATGCACAAACCATTGCTTCAACAGTTGCAAGTACTATCGAAGATGCAATCAATGGCGCGGATAATATGATTTACATGGATTCAACTTCAAGTTCTTCAGGAACTATGAGTTTGACTGTCTATTTTGATATCGGTACAGATCCTGATCAAGCCACCATAGATGTTAATAATAGAATTTCAGCCGCAACTGCAAAAATGCCAGATGCAGTTAAAAAACTTGGAGTAACAGTTAGAAAAACTTCCTCAACAACACTTGCTGCAATTTCTATGTATTCAAGTGATGGTTCAATGAGTGCAGTAGATGTATATAACTATATCACTTTAAATGTGTTAGATGAGTTAAAAAGGGTTCCAGGAGTTGGAGATGCAAATGCTATAGGAAATCGTAATTATTCTTTAAGAATTTGGCTCAAGCCTGATTTATTAAATAAATTTGGAATCACAGCTACTGATGTAATTTCTGCGGTTAATGACCAAAATGCCCAATACGCAACTGGTAAAATTGGCGAAGAACCTGTAACCCAAAAATCCCCTTATGTTTATTCAATCACTATGCAAGGAAGACTACAAAATCCTAGTGAATTTGAAAACATTATTTTAAGAACGAATGATGATGGATCATTTTTAAGACTTAAAGATATAGCTGATGTAGAAATAGGGTCACAACAATACAGCTCACAAGGACGATTAAATGGCAATGATGCAGTTCCGATTATGATCAATCTTCAATCAGGAGCAAATGCATTGCATACAGCAGAACTTGTTCAAGCTAAAATGCAAGAACTTTCAAAAAATTTCCCAAAAGGTTTAACATATAAAATTCCTTACGATACAACAAAATTTGTGATAGAATCAATCAAAGAAGTTGTTAAAACTTTTGTTGAAGCTCTAATTTTAGTTATCATTGTTATGTATATGTTCTTAAAGAATTTCCGTGCAACACTTATTCCTATGATAGCTGTGCCTGTTTCATTGTTAGGAACTTTTGCTGGACTTTATGTTTTAGGCTTTAGTATTAATTTACTTACGCTTTTTGCCTTAATTTTAGCCATAGGGATTGTTGTAGATGATGCGATTATAGTTGTGGAAAATATCGACAGGATTTTACATGAAAATGAGCAAATAAGCGTAAAAGATGCTGCTATCCAAGCGATGCAAGAAGTTAGCTCTCCGGTTATTTCAATTGTTCTTGTGCTTTGTGCTGTTTTTGTACCAGTTTCTTTTATATCAGGTTTTGTTGGAGAAATTCAAAGACAATTTGCTCTTACCTTAGCTATATCTGTAACCATATCAGGTTTTGTTGCTCTTACCTTAACACCTTCTTTATGTGCACTCTTTTTGCGACGTAATGAAGGAGAGCCATTTAAATTTGTAAAGAAATTTAATGATTTTTTTGATTGGAGTACCTCTGTATTTAGCGCAGGAGTAGCATATATTCTAAAAAGAACCATTCGTTTTGTTTTAATTTTTTGTATTATGCTTGGGGCAATTTTTTATCTCTATAAAGCTGTACCAAGCTCTTTAGTTCCTGAAGAAGATCAAGGTTTGATGATTGGCATTATCAACCTTCCTTCGGCTTCAGCACTCCATAGAACAATCTCAGAAGTTGATCACATAAGCCAAGAAGTTTTAAAAACTAATGGAGTTAAAGATGCAATGGCTATGATAGGATTTGATCTTTTTACAAGTTCACTCAAAGAAAATGCCGCTGCAATGTTTATAGGCTTGAAAGATTGGAAAGATAGAAATGTGAGTGCTGATGAAATCGCCATGGAGCTTAATAAAAAATTTGCTTTTGATCGCAATGCTTCAAGTATATTTATAGGCCTACCTCCTATACCTGGATTAAGTATCACAGGCGGTTTTGAAATGTATGTTCAAAACAAAAGCGGAAAAAGCTATGATGAAATACAAAAAGATGTAAATAAACTTGTTGCTGCGGCCAACCAAAGAAAAGAACTATCAAGAGTAAGAACAACCCTTGATACAACTTTCCCTCAATACAAGCTTATAATTGATAGAGATAAATTAAAACACTACAATCTTAACATGCAAGATGTTTTTAACACGATGAATGCAACTATAGGCACTTATTATGTTAATGATTTTTCTATGCTAGGTAAAAACTTCCAAGTAAATATCCGCGCAAAAGGTGATTTTAGAAATACACAAGATGCATTAAAAAATATTTTTGTAAGATCAAATGATGGAAAAATGATACCACTTGATTCTTTCTTAACTTTACAAAGAAGTTCAGGGCCTGATGATGTAAAACGATTCAACCTTTTCCCAGCGGCACAAGTTCAAGGTCAACCCGCACCAGGTTATACTTCAGGTCAAGCTATAGAAGCGATTGCTCAAGTAGCAAAAGAAACTTTAGGGGATGATTATTCCATAGCTTGGAGTGGATCAGCTTATCAAGAAGTTTCTAGTAAAGGAACAGCAAGTTATGCTTTTGCTTTAGGTATGATATTTGTCTTTTTAATTCTAGCTGCCCAATATGAAAGATGGCTTATACCTTTAGCAGTTGTAACAGCTGTACCTTTTGCGGTATTTGGATCATTTTTATTGGTATATTTAAGAGGATTTAGCAATGACATATATTTTCAAACAGGACTTTTGCTCTTGATTGGACTTTCAGCTAAAAATGCTATCTTAATCGTAGAATTTGCAATGGAAGAGCGCTTTAAAAAAGGCAAAGGAGTTTTTGAAGCAGCTGTTGCAGCAGCAAAACTTCGTTTTCGTCCTATCATAATGACTTCTTTGGCATTTACTTTTGGGGTCTTGCCAATGATTTTCGCAACAGGAGCAGGAAGTGCTTCAAGACACTCTTTAGGAACAGGGCTTATTGGTGGAATGATCGCAGCATCAACTTTAGCGATATTCTTTGTGCCTTTATTTTTCTATCTTTTAGAAAATTTTAATGAATGGCTAGATAAAAAAAGAGGTAAGGTTCATGAATAA
- the cmeA gene encoding multidrug efflux RND transporter periplasmic adaptor subunit CmeA: MKLFQKNTILALGVVLLLAACSKEEAPKIQMPPQPVTTMSAKSEDLPLSFTYPAKLVSDYDVIIKPQVSGVIVNKLFKAGDKVKKGQTLFIIEQDKFKASVDSAYGQALMAKATFENASKDFNRSKALFSKSAISQKEYDSSLATFNNSKASLASARAQLANARIDLDHTEIKAPFDGTIGDALVNIGDYVSASTTELVRVTNLNPIYADFFISDTDKLNLVRNTQSGKWDLDSIHANLNLNGETVQGKLYFIDSVIDANSGTVKAKAVFDNNNSTLLPGAFATITSEGFIQKNGFKVPQIAVKQDQNDVYVLLVKNGKVEKSSVHISYQNNEYAIIDKGLQNGDKIILDNFKKIQVGSEVKEIGVQ; this comes from the coding sequence ATGAAATTATTTCAAAAAAATACTATTTTAGCTTTAGGTGTTGTGCTTTTACTCGCTGCTTGCAGCAAAGAAGAAGCACCAAAAATACAAATGCCGCCTCAACCTGTAACAACCATGAGTGCTAAATCTGAAGATTTACCACTTAGTTTTACTTACCCTGCTAAACTTGTCAGTGATTATGATGTCATTATAAAACCTCAAGTTAGCGGCGTAATAGTAAATAAACTTTTTAAAGCTGGAGATAAGGTAAAAAAAGGACAAACATTATTTATTATAGAACAAGATAAATTTAAAGCTAGTGTTGATTCAGCTTACGGACAAGCTTTAATGGCTAAGGCAACTTTCGAAAATGCAAGCAAGGATTTTAATCGTTCTAAAGCTCTTTTTAGCAAAAGTGCAATCTCTCAAAAAGAATACGACTCTTCTCTTGCTACATTTAACAATTCAAAAGCTAGTCTAGCAAGTGCTAGAGCACAGCTTGCAAATGCAAGAATTGATCTAGATCATACCGAGATAAAAGCTCCTTTTGATGGTACTATAGGAGATGCTTTAGTTAATATAGGAGATTATGTAAGTGCTTCAACAACTGAACTAGTTAGAGTTACAAATTTAAATCCTATTTACGCAGATTTCTTTATTTCAGATACAGATAAACTAAATTTAGTCCGCAATACTCAAAGTGGAAAATGGGATTTAGACAGCATTCATGCAAATTTAAATCTTAATGGAGAAACCGTTCAAGGCAAACTTTATTTTATTGATTCGGTTATAGATGCTAATAGTGGAACAGTAAAAGCCAAAGCCGTATTTGATAACAATAACTCAACACTTTTACCGGGTGCTTTTGCAACAATTACTTCAGAAGGTTTTATACAAAAAAATGGCTTTAAAGTGCCTCAAATAGCTGTTAAACAAGATCAAAATGATGTTTATGTTCTTCTTGTTAAAAATGGAAAAGTAGAAAAATCTTCTGTACATATAAGCTACCAAAACAATGAATACGCCATTATTGACAAAGGATTGCAAAATGGCGATAAAATCATTTTAGATAACTTTAAAAAAATTCAAGTTGGTAGCGAAGTTAAAGAAATTGGAGTACAATAA
- the glmM gene encoding phosphoglucosamine mutase, protein MKLFGTDGVRGKAGEFLDSFLAMRLAMAAGIYFKDKSITNNILVGKDTRRSGYMIENAIVSGLTSIGYNVIQIGPMPTPAIAFLTEDMRCDAGIMISASHNPYYDNGIKFFNAHGNKLSEDIEKKIEEIYFDDKLIQASKVDMEKIGQAKRIDDVIGRYIVSIKNSFPKDLTLKSLRVVLDVAHGAAYKVAPTVFKELGAEVIVMSDKPNGLNINENCGALHPANLAAEVKRLRADVGFAFDGDADRLVVVDEKGEVANGDSLLGVLALYLKEQGKLQSSVVATIMSNGALKEFLNKHGIELDTCNVGDKYVLEKLKANGGNFGGEQSGHIIFSDYAKTGDGLIAALQFSALMLSKKKSASSILGQVKPYPQLLTNLKIAEKKDLDKIKGLKELKKDLENKNINTLFRYSGTENLIRLLLEAKDIKLLEKEMKNVVEFFKKALNG, encoded by the coding sequence ATGAAACTTTTTGGAACTGATGGAGTTCGTGGAAAAGCGGGTGAATTTTTAGATAGTTTTTTGGCTATGCGTTTAGCAATGGCTGCGGGTATTTATTTTAAAGATAAAAGTATTACTAATAATATCTTAGTAGGAAAAGATACAAGAAGAAGCGGCTATATGATAGAAAATGCTATTGTTTCAGGGCTTACTTCTATAGGATATAATGTTATACAAATTGGTCCTATGCCAACTCCTGCGATTGCATTCTTAACTGAAGATATGCGTTGTGATGCAGGGATTATGATTTCAGCTTCTCACAATCCTTATTATGATAATGGTATTAAATTTTTTAATGCTCATGGAAATAAACTCAGTGAAGATATAGAGAAAAAAATAGAAGAAATTTATTTTGATGATAAGCTTATACAAGCCTCTAAGGTGGATATGGAAAAAATTGGTCAAGCAAAAAGAATTGATGATGTTATAGGAAGGTATATTGTTTCTATTAAAAATTCTTTTCCAAAAGATCTTACTTTAAAGTCTTTGCGTGTGGTTTTAGATGTGGCTCATGGGGCAGCTTATAAGGTAGCACCTACTGTTTTTAAGGAATTAGGTGCTGAAGTTATAGTAATGAGCGATAAACCTAATGGACTTAATATCAATGAAAATTGTGGAGCTTTACATCCTGCAAATTTAGCTGCTGAGGTAAAGCGTTTGCGTGCAGATGTGGGCTTTGCTTTTGATGGTGATGCAGATCGTTTGGTGGTTGTAGATGAAAAAGGCGAAGTGGCTAATGGAGATAGTTTATTAGGGGTTTTAGCACTTTATCTTAAAGAACAAGGTAAATTACAATCAAGTGTTGTAGCCACTATAATGAGTAATGGTGCTTTAAAAGAATTTTTAAATAAACATGGTATAGAACTTGATACTTGTAATGTGGGCGATAAATATGTGCTTGAAAAATTAAAAGCCAATGGTGGAAATTTTGGTGGAGAGCAAAGTGGGCATATTATTTTTAGTGATTATGCAAAAACTGGAGATGGTTTGATAGCTGCTTTGCAATTTAGTGCTTTAATGCTTTCTAAGAAAAAATCTGCAAGCTCTATTTTGGGTCAAGTCAAACCTTATCCTCAGCTTTTAACCAATCTTAAAATTGCAGAAAAAAAAGATTTAGATAAAATTAAAGGTTTAAAAGAATTAAAAAAAGATTTAGAAAATAAAAATATCAATACCTTATTTCGCTATTCTGGAACAGAAAATTTGATAAGACTTTTACTAGAAGCCAAAGATATTAAGCTCTTAGAAAAAGAAATGAAAAATGTTGTGGAGTTTTTTAAGAAAGCTTTAAATGGCTAA